Below is a genomic region from candidate division KSB1 bacterium.
ATCACGCCGCAGGCGATGCGGCCGCCGGCGTTGCCGGTCGGTTGCGTGGTAAAGTCGTCGGGATTGGCGTGCAGGATAACCGCGTAGCCGATGATCGAGTGGGCGCCGCTCATCGTCAGATGTTTGTCGACGTAATCCAGCGTGGCGTTACCTTTGTCATCAGCGGTAATATTCCCCAAATCGCCGATATGGCGTTTCTCGGCCGTCGGGCCGGCGTGAACCATGCCGGTCGGATTAAAATGCCCGCCGGCGGAGGTTGCATCCGGCGCGCTGCAATCCCCGAACTCATGAATATGAAAACCGTGAGCGCCCTTGGGCACGCCGGTGAGCTTGGCAACGACACGAACGCCGCCTTCTTCCTGCGTAAAGGTCACCACACCCTGCGCCTTATTGCCTTGCGTCGGGTTTAACACCGCCACGGCTTTCGCGATCTTCATCCTCGGATGTTCTTTGGGATGCTCTTGCGGATGTTCTTGTGCAATGGTCATTCCGACATGGCAGGTAAACGCCAAAGCAACAGCCGGAAGAATCGAACCAATTTTGCCAAAATTCCATTTCATTTTATTTTTCTCCTTATGATGATTGATGAAGAATTTTTCCTCTGAAAGCAACTTTTGTAGCAGCTCCCTTGGGAGCCGGGCGTTCATTACTGCACAGCGCCTGAAGGCACCACTACGAAACTTCATTTTCATCACGATGGGGGTCTGGACATGGTCATTACCACGAAAATGCCGTAGCGCAGGGTTCCAGCCTGCCTGCAGACAAGATGTCTGCGCTACGGATTGACAGTACTCACCGGCTATTCACATTTTGGCTTGGGGTCAAAAATTTTTCCGGCATTCAAAACGTTGTTGGGATCGAGCACCTGTTTGATTTTTTTCATCACTTCAACGCC
It encodes:
- a CDS encoding superoxide dismutase family protein — protein: MKWNFGKIGSILPAVALAFTCHVGMTIAQEHPQEHPKEHPRMKIAKAVAVLNPTQGNKAQGVVTFTQEEGGVRVVAKLTGVPKGAHGFHIHEFGDCSAPDATSAGGHFNPTGMVHAGPTAEKRHIGDLGNITADDKGNATLDYVDKHLTMSGAHSIIGYAVILHANPDDFTTQPTGNAGGRIACGVIGVAKQ